One Danio rerio strain Tuebingen ecotype United States chromosome 22, GRCz12tu, whole genome shotgun sequence genomic window carries:
- the si:dkey-37m8.11 gene encoding BBOX and DUF4200 domain-containing protein, with protein sequence MSSLTEYDLTCPVCQDIFKTPVLLSCSHSFCKECLQQFWISKNTQECPVCRRRSSKDYPPINLGLKNVCESFLKERNESRSSGSEEICSLHSEKLKLFCLEDKQPVCLVCRDSEKHLKHTFRPISEMAPAKKEELNTALKSLQEKCKLNEEMKREFEKTAQHIKAQAEHTERQIKQQFEKLHQFLRDEEEATITALREEEEQKKQMMKEKLEEMNTHISALSHTIKDTEEMLKANDVCFLKEFPVSMERVQISQPDPQMPSGALIHVSRYLGNLPFRVWKKMQDIVQYTPVILDPNTAHQCLHLSDDLTRVTYRGIKQSVPDNPERFDRCLCVLGSEGFNSGKHCWIVEVKESQYWILGVTTASHQRKGWGFFNSDVWCVCYGWSRVSGFRVDQALDRVRVDLDYDRGTVSFSDPVKNKHLHTYTTTFTDTVYPFFCCEFSLQILASSVQ encoded by the exons ATGTCTTCTTTAACTGAATATGATTTAACTTGTCCTGTGTGTCAGGATATCTTCAAGACTCCAGTTCTTTTGTCGTGTAGTCACAGTTTCTGTAAAGAGTGTCTTCAACAGTTTTGGATCAGCAAGAATACTCAGGAGTGTCCCGTCTGCAGGAGAAGATCCTCAAAAGACTATCCTCCAATTAATCTGGGATTAAAAAATGTCTGTGAGTCGTTCCTGAAGGAAAGAAATGAGAGCCGTTCATCAGGATCTGAGGAGATCTGCAGTTTACACAGTGAGAAACTCAAACTCTTCTGTCTGGAGGACAAACAGCCTGTGTGTTTAGTGTGCAGAGATTCAGAGAAACACCTCAAACACACATTCAGACCCATCAGTGAAATGGCTCCAGCAAAGAAG GAGGAGCTCAATACAGCACTGAAGTCTTTACAGGAGAAATGTAAACTTAATGAAGAGATGAAGAGAGAGTTTGAGAAAACGGCTCAACACATCAAG GCTCAAGCTGAGCACACAGAGCGTCAGATTAAACAGCAGTTTGAGAAGCTTCATCAGTTTCTCCGAGATGAAGAAGAAGCTACAATCACTGCACTGAGGGAGGAAGAGGAGCAGAAGAAGCAGATGATGAAGGAGAAGCTGGaggagatgaacacacacatctcaGCTCTTTCACACACGATCAAAGACACGGAGGAGATGCTGAAAGCCAATGACGTCTGCTTTCTGAAG gAGTTTCCAGTCTCAATGGAAAG AGTCCAGATCTCACAGCCGGATCCACAGATGCCTTCTGGAGCTTTGATTCATGTGTCTCGCTACTTGGGCAACCTGCCGTTCAGAGTCTGGAAGAAGATGCAGGACATTGTCCAGTACA CTCCTGTCATCCTGGATCCAAACACGGCACATCAATGTCTCCACCTGTCTGATGATCTGACCAGAGTGACATACAGAGGAATCAAACAATCAGTTCCTGATAATCCAGAGAGATTTGACCGTTGTCTCTGTGTTTTGGGTTCAGAGGGTTTTAACTCAGGAAAACACTGCTGGATCGTGGAGGTTAAAGAGAGTCAATACTGGATTCTTGGAGTAACAACAGCATCACACCAGAGGAAGGGATGGGGTTTCTTTAACTCTGATGTCTGGTGTGTGTGTTATGGATGGTCTAGAGTGTCTGGTTTTCGTGTTGATCAGGCCCTTGATCGAGTGCGAGTTGATCTGGATTATGACAGAGGAACAGTGTCTTTCTCTGATCCTGTAAAGAACAAACATCTACACACTTACACAACCACCTTCACTGATACCGTCTACCCTTTCTTCTGCTGTGAATTCTCTCTACAGATTTTAGCGTCCAGTGTTCAGTGA